A single region of the SAR324 cluster bacterium genome encodes:
- a CDS encoding SDR family oxidoreductase: protein MSRFEGQVVIVTGGALGIGGATARKFAKEGAKVLIADFNEEAATKSVELILSQGGIAVFSHTDVSKSEDVERMVEEAIRQFGGVDVLVQNAFSVVGGENHIHGSAVTVKEESWDYGMDVMLKALYLGAKHCIPHMQRKQFGNIVNIASVHSFLQEPNMLVYETAKAAVVGLTRQMAVDFGPDNIRVNAIAPGHIVTEGIQKVWEQNPTGFQFLENQYPLRKAGVPDDIAAGIAFLCSDQASFITGHTLVIDGGLSIQLQEKFGIRQAVFARNQPDVQIPDADYQKEKNK from the coding sequence ATGAGTCGTTTCGAAGGCCAGGTTGTTATTGTTACAGGAGGCGCTTTAGGAATTGGAGGAGCTACTGCTCGAAAATTTGCGAAAGAGGGGGCTAAAGTCCTCATCGCAGATTTCAATGAGGAGGCCGCTACCAAGAGTGTCGAATTGATTCTCAGTCAAGGGGGCATCGCAGTATTCAGTCATACTGATGTTTCCAAGAGTGAAGATGTCGAGAGAATGGTTGAGGAAGCCATTCGACAATTTGGTGGTGTGGATGTTCTTGTACAAAACGCTTTCAGTGTTGTAGGCGGTGAAAATCATATTCATGGAAGTGCTGTCACTGTCAAAGAGGAAAGCTGGGACTACGGAATGGATGTGATGCTCAAGGCTCTATACCTTGGCGCCAAGCATTGTATCCCCCACATGCAACGCAAGCAGTTTGGGAACATCGTCAACATCGCCTCAGTCCACAGCTTTCTTCAAGAACCCAACATGCTTGTCTATGAAACTGCAAAAGCTGCAGTAGTTGGCTTGACACGGCAAATGGCTGTTGATTTTGGCCCTGACAATATTCGTGTAAACGCGATTGCACCAGGACACATCGTTACCGAAGGTATACAAAAGGTCTGGGAGCAAAACCCTACGGGTTTTCAATTTCTTGAGAATCAGTACCCCTTGCGCAAGGCAGGGGTACCTGACGACATAGCAGCAGGAATCGCTTTCCTCTGCTCTGACCAAGCTTCCTTCATCACAGGGCACACGCTAGTGATTGATGGTGGGCTCTCGATTCAGCTTCAGGAAAAATTTGGTATCCGGCAGGCTGTATTCGCTCGCAATCAACCCGATGTCCAAATTCCAGACGCCGACTACCAGAAGGAAAAGAACAAATGA